The DNA sequence GAACGCTAACTGTGAGAAAGGTACAACGCCATGAGCGATGCTAAAAAGCCGTTGGGCATTACGGAGCTGGTACTGCGGGATGCCCATCAGTCCCTGCTGGCCACCCGGATGCGCCTCGACGACATGCTGCCCATTGCCGAGAAACTGGATCAAGTGGGTTTCTGGTCTCTGGAAACCTGGGGTGGAGCGACATTCGACGCCTGTATCCGCTACCTGGGCGAAGACCCCTGGGAGCGCATTCGCGAGCTCAAAAAGGCCATGCCCAAAACCCGCATGCAGATGTTGCTGCGCGGGCAGAACATTCTCGGCTATCGCCACTACGCCGATGACGTAGTGGACAAGTTTGTCGAGCGCGCTGCCACCAATGGCGTGGACGTGTTCCGCGTGTTCGATGCCATGAACGACATGCGCAACATCGAAACCGCCATGAAAGCGGTCAAGAAACAGGGCAAGCACGCTCAGGGCACCATCTCCTACACCATCAGCCCGGTACACGACATCGAGTTGTGGGTGGATCTGGCCAAGCGCATTGAAGACATGGGCGCTGACTCCATTGCCATCAAAGACATGGCCGGCCTGCTCAAGCCCTATGTGGGGTACGAGCTGGTGACCCGCCTGAAAGAAAGCTGTTCCATCCCGATTCACATGCAGAGCCACGCCACCACCGGCCTGGCCCACGCCACCAACCTCAAGTGCGTGGAAGCGGGCATCGACAATATCGATACCGCCATTTCCTCCATGTCCATGACCTACGGTCACAGCCCCACCGAGACCATGGTGTCCATCCTGGAAGGCACCGATCGGGATACCGGACTGGACCTGGAGCTGCTCGAAGAAATTGCCTCCTACTTCCGCGAGGTGCGCCGCAAATACGCCAAGTTCGAAGGCTCCCTCAAGGGCGTCGACTCGCGCATCCTGATTGCTCAGGTGCCCGGCGGCATGCTGACCAACATGGAAAATCAGCTGCGTGAGCAGAACGCGGAAGACAAGTTCGACGCGGTGCTGGAAGAAATTCCCCGCGTGCGCAAGGACCTCGGCTACATCCCGCTGGTGACTCCGACTTCACAGATTGTCGGCACCCAGGCGGTGATGAACGTGCTCACCGGTGAGCGCTACAAAACCATCACCAAAGAAACCGAAGGTGTGCTCAAGGGCGAGTACGGCGCTACGCCAGCGGACGTCAATAAAGAGCTGCAACAGCGTGTCCTGGATGGTGGCGAGCCGATTACCGGACGTCCCGCCGATCGGCTGGAGCCGGAAATGGACCGCCTGGCCAAAGAGCTGGAAGAAGTGGCCAAAGAGAAAGGCATCAGCCTCACCGAGGGCGAAGGTCGCATCGACGATGTGCTCACTTATGCCCTGTTCCCACAGGTTGGTCTGAAATTCCTGGAGAACCGTGGCAACCCCGACGCCTTTGAGCCGGCACCGACCGGTAAAGAGGGCAGCGCGGTGACCACCGACAGTGGTGAAGAGGTGTACA is a window from the Marinimicrobium koreense genome containing:
- the oadA gene encoding sodium-extruding oxaloacetate decarboxylase subunit alpha, with translation MSDAKKPLGITELVLRDAHQSLLATRMRLDDMLPIAEKLDQVGFWSLETWGGATFDACIRYLGEDPWERIRELKKAMPKTRMQMLLRGQNILGYRHYADDVVDKFVERAATNGVDVFRVFDAMNDMRNIETAMKAVKKQGKHAQGTISYTISPVHDIELWVDLAKRIEDMGADSIAIKDMAGLLKPYVGYELVTRLKESCSIPIHMQSHATTGLAHATNLKCVEAGIDNIDTAISSMSMTYGHSPTETMVSILEGTDRDTGLDLELLEEIASYFREVRRKYAKFEGSLKGVDSRILIAQVPGGMLTNMENQLREQNAEDKFDAVLEEIPRVRKDLGYIPLVTPTSQIVGTQAVMNVLTGERYKTITKETEGVLKGEYGATPADVNKELQQRVLDGGEPITGRPADRLEPEMDRLAKELEEVAKEKGISLTEGEGRIDDVLTYALFPQVGLKFLENRGNPDAFEPAPTGKEGSAVTTDSGEEVYTVDVEGQKYTVTVSDGGDVTGLAPVGGSASSGGAEAAPAGDGEPVPAPLGGNIVKIVVKPGDQVEEGDTLLILEAMKMESEVAAPRAGTVTSVHVQAGDAVTSGDPLLDLA